The DNA region TCGAGGTGCACAACCTGGTGCATGTCGAGCTCGAGAAGAGCGGCGGCCCGATCCGCGAGCTCGACATCGTGATCGAGCCCGACGTGCCCAGCGAGAACATGGCGCAGGATCCGACGGACCCGAACAAGTTCGCCTTCGTCGGGGCGCCCAAGATTTACACGATCCGCGTGCTGGCGACGGGCGCGGAAAAAGGCTATTGCCAGTGCGAAGCACGCGTCGCGATCCGCGATCCGCGGCCGCAGCCCGCGCCAGCCGAGACCGCGGCGGCGCCTTCGAAGCCCGAGGACCTGCTGCGCAAATGGGCGCTCGACGTGCCGAGTCGCAATCGCGAGGTCGAGGTGCTGGAAATCGCCAAGGCCGCCCGCGAGGCGGCCCGCGAAGTGCGCGCCGGCCGCGTGCAGCCGGCCAAGGCCGCCGAGGAGTGGGCGGCGGATGCTTATCTGCGTCTCGGATCGGCGCTCAAGCCGTGGAACCAAAGCGCGGGGACGCCGTCGTTCTTCGCGCACGTAAATGATTTGTTTGCCGACAACGCCACGTTGTCGGGCGCCGACCAGGCCAGCTTGCTCGAGAGCCTGGCGGCCATCTTGGAGGGCAAATAGCGCGCGTGCGCTATGCCAGTATTTCCTTTGTGACGGGAGAGAATCATGCGTTCATTTCTGTTGGCGGTAGTGGCGATCGTGGGCGTGGCTCTGATCGCCGGCGAGTCGCAGGCCCGCGTCTTCGGTAACCGCGGCAACATGGTCTGCAACAACAACCAGGCCGCCGGCCCGGTGAAGGCCAAGCAGGTCGACCTGTCGCAGACCGTCGCCCCGCGCGTGCTGCAGGCTGCGCCCGAGGCGGCGCCGCAGATCGTGCTCGCTCCGAAGTCGAAGAGCGGCGTCGATCTGGCTTCGCTGGCCCGCTTGAACGAGCGCACCACGGTCGAAGGCGCCGAGCTCGTCGCCAGTAAATAGTTTTCCTGTTCCCGCGTTGCGCGGAGCGGGTTATCCGCTTCCGATGGGCGCGGGCGATAGGACGCGGACTGCGGGCAGGCCCGCGGCGGTCGGTTCAATTCCGGCCGGTCCGCTTCGACTGTTTTTGTCGTTACAAAAACGGCGAGACGTTTCAGCAACTCGAGCCCCGAGGTGATGTGATGAAGTTTGTATTGATTGTCTTCGCAATTCTCGCGCTGGCCGGCAGCGGCCGCGCCTATGCGGGCAGCTGCTCCTGCTCGGGCGGCGCGCCGACCGCGCAATTGCAAGGCGCAGCCGGCACGCACGTGGAGCGCAGCTCGAGCGTGCACGTCGAGCATCACCGCTCGGGCGGCCGCGCCGCGACGATCCGCGCGAACATGGCGGCCGATCGCGCCGCACGCCAGGCCAAGCGCAGCGCCAAGCTCGACGCGAACGCGGCTCGACTCGCCAGTGCGGCCAGCACTAAGCGAACCGTGACGCGCACGACTGAGTTCCACACGGCAGCGGTCAACGATTGCCCGCAGCCCGTGCCGCCGCCCCTTCCGCAAGCGCAACGCGCACCGTGTGCGGACATTGTGCCCAAGCCATGCCTCGACTAGAGCGAGCGCATTGACGTACGGCGGTCTACCGGCAGGAGCACGCGATGGGTTTGTGGTTTTGGAAAAAAAGGCCGATGGATTTGCCGGAGGTGATTGCGCGCAGCGCGGCCGACCTCGCGTTTCGGCGCTTCCTCGCGGCGGCGCAAGCGCAGGCCCCCGCGATCACCGTCGACCTGAGCGCGGCGCTCGTGGCCAAGTTCAACGACCCGGCCTATCGCGTGCCCGCATCGGAGCGCTGGATCCCTGCCGTCCAGCAAGTGCTGGAAAACCAGAAGCAGCAGAGCCAGGCGATCGCGGAATTAGGCGCCGACCTACAAAAAGTGCTCGCTGCCGTGGCGGCGTTGCAAGAGCTGTTGCCCAAGAAACCAGGCCCCGCAGTGCGCGGGGCGATCTCTTTTCACTTGGAGGGTCCCATGCCTCAGATGAAGTTCGCCTTCCCCGATAACAAGACGGCTGTCGGCACGCTCGACCTGGCCGACGCCTTGAACGTGCAAGGCGCCTCGGTCGATGCGCCGCCGACCTGGTCGGCCGACCAGCCGTTTGTGACGCTCACGCCGGCAGCCGACGGCTTGTCGTGCACGTTCGCCGTCGATCCCACGCAGAATCCGGTCGCCGGCGACATCAACGTCACGGTGGCAGCGACCGCGGCTGGCAATGCCGTGGACGTCGACCCGGGCGTGCTCACGCTCCAGGCCGGCCCGGCCACCACGGGCGAGATCGTCTTCGCCACCGAGTAGCGCCGCAAACTTCCTCACGAGGGAAGCCTGTAGATCTCGGCCGGTGGTCGGGTAATCCCGCCGGCCGAGATTTTATTTCCGCGGAAATGACCACGCGCCCCGGGGCGGCGCCCAACGGAAGCCGAAAGCGAGCCATCGCGATGACGGGAACAGCAAAACGTCCGGGGAAGCAGGCGGCGCTGGAGGCCGCGGGCGCCTGGATTGCGCTCGAGGCGCGGCGCGTCGAGGCCAAGCGGGCAGTCGATGCCATCGAGCGCGAGCAAAAGCTGCACCTGCAGGTATGCGCGGAACGACTGGGAGAAGAGGAGAGCGAAAAGCTGTCGGCCAAGATTTCGCTAGCGCTCAAATGGGGCAGCCCACGCGTGGAGTGGAAGGACGAAGTGATCCGCCTGCAAGGCGCGGATTACGCGGCCGAGCTGCAGAAGCAAGGAAAGCGTTCTAGCAAGGTCGAGATCAAGGTCACGGAGTAGACCGATGCTCAGTCAAGAACGGGTCGACGAGGTGCGGCGCTTGCTGGCCGATCCCGAGCGGCCGTCGCAGCGGCGCATTGCCATCATCACCGGCGTGAGCCGCGCCAGCGTGGGCGCTATCGCCTCCGGCCGGCGCCCCGATTATGCACCGCGCACCGAGCTGCGGGACGACGAGCCCCTAAGTTTTGGCCGGCTGGTTTGGTGCACGGGATGTGGCCACAACGTGTACCTGCTCGCGGGGGAGTGCAAGCTGTGCGCCGATTCTGGCCGCACGCGTAGCTATCTTGAACCACGGCGACAAGTGACCGACCTGCGCTCTGGTCCCCATCGGCGGCCGGGCACAGACCGCTTTCGCGGCGAACCTCCGAGCGGAGCGGACGGCCTGGCCGACGGCGACGAAACGATTGCGCCGCCGATCGACGGCCTGGCGTCGCCCGTCGACCTCGACCGCCGCGGCACGAACCATTTTTAACGAACGACGTGCACCACGGAGACGCGGAGACACGGAGCGCCTGGGGGGAACGATTGAAACCTTTCTGACATTTCTCCGTGGCTCGGTGCCTCCGTGGTAATGCAGAACGTTGACAGGCAGACGCATGTTGTGGGGCATTGAATCATCGGCCGACTGGGCCACCTGGGCGCTGGTGGCCGCGACGCTGGGCATACCGCTGGTGGGCTGGGCTTCCTACGTGTCGCTGCGGTTGGAACGGATCATGACGCGTACCAAGGGGCTGCCGCAGCTGGAACGGCGCGTCGCACGACACGAACGCAAATTGACCTGGCTGCGCGCCAAAATCAGCACGGCGCCACCGCGACACTAGCCGCATGCCCCATCTGCCTCCCACGCATCGACCGCTGTCCCGCGCCGCGCAGGCCAACACGCGCGCCCAGTACGATCGCGATCGCGGCGGCGATCCGCGGCGTGCGTTCTATTCCTCGCGCGCCTGGCGGCGGGCCCGGCTGGCCCATTTGCGGGGCGAGCCGTTATGCCGTGAGTGCGCGGCGCAGGGGCGCGATACCGCGGCTGCCGAAGTCGACCACATTCTGCCGCGCGACCCGCGTTTTCCTGATCGCGACTTGGATCCGGGCAATCTGCAGAGCCTCTGCAAGAAGCACCATTCGCAAAAAACCATGCGCGAGCTCAACCGCCGCAAGAGAGGTTCACCGTGACCGTCGACACGACCAAGTTTCAGCAGGGATTGGAGAGCCCCCCCTCGAGCCAGTCCCTCTGCGTCCCCAGCGACTCGACCGTGCTCACGGGCGTCCGCGGCCTGTACGTCGACGGCGCCGGCGACGTGGCCATCATGCTCCGCGACGACGCCGCGGCGCTTACCTACCACAGCGTGGCCGCCGGCTCGTACATCATCGGCCTGGTGCAGAAGGTGATGAACACCAATACCACCGCGACCGCGATTTACCTTCTCTTCTAGGGCCGGCCGCATATGGGCGCACTGGGAATGGGCCTCCGCTATAGCGGATTCGAAAGCGTGTGCACCGGCCGCGGCCGCTCGGTCGCGCACCGCGCCAACGCGATCTATTGGTGGAATCCGTATCTGCCCGGCACGATCCAGCAACGCACGGTCGCCCGGCTCACCAAGGCCAGCAGCCAGTACTTCAAGATCGCCGACGCGGGCGCCGGCGACCCCTTTAATTTTCAGACGGGCGGCGTGAGTAGCACCTGGACGAGTTGCTTCTGGGTGCGCTTCAACTCGATCTCCAACAACGACGGACTGCTCAATAAGACGCAGTTCGACGCCACGCTCAATAACGGTGTGTGGTTGTTGCGGCTGGGTGGCACGTTGGGGGCGAACCTCGAGTTCTGGGCTTGGAAGGGCGCGACATCTTCCGGCGCGGCGGTCGTCAGCGTGCCCGCCAGCGTGACGACGGGCAAATGGTATTTCGTGATGCTCGTCTACGACGGTACGCAGCACGGCACGGATCCTAACGTGCTCACCATTTATCTGAACGGAACCAAACTCACCACGCCCGCGGGGTCCAGCCTGCCGCAACTGCTGCAAAATCCAGCCACCGGTAACACGCCGTTTTACGTGGGGTCGAACCTGGCGGCCACCTACTCCGATTTCAGCATGAACGGACTGACGTTCTGGTCGCGCGCCTTGAGCTCGACCGAGGCGGCCACCGTCTACAACCTATCGGCGGGCGTGGGACCGAATGACACCGCCGCCGCGCAATACAGCGTGTGGGGCGTCAACAATAATCTGCTCTCCTATTGGGTAATGAACGAAGCCAGCGGCCCGCGCACGGACGCAACCGGCAACGGTCATACGCTCACGGAGCAGAACGGCCCGATCGGCAGCGAGATCTGGGCGCCGACCTGGGTCGACGCGCTGCTCAGCAAAACCGCCACCAGCGTTTTCCCTACCAACTCGGGCTCGGTCGGCGGCCAGGACCGCAATTCCGAGGCGCTGTACTCCGCCACCGTGCGCGGTGGCAAGCCGGGCTTGAAGTTTCCAGCGCTATCGCAGATGTACGTCGGCAACTTGCCGGCGCTTTTCAATTCGCTCGGCAGCGGCTACATCATCGCCAACCTGGTGCTCGATTCGCCCTCCACGTCCGAGTCGCTGTCGATCATGTTCTCGGACGATCAGGACAATACCAAGCTCCGCTACCTGGGCTTCAATATGCTGGGCACCAACGATGCCCCGCACGCCAACGACGGCGGCAACGGCGTGAACCCCTTTACGCTGCGCGTGCGCAATGACAGCGGCAGTGGCGATATCTCATCGCTCGACGGCCCCGAGTCCACCGGCAAAATCCCCGCCGGTAACAAGGGGATCACGCCCTCGACGAATCACACGCTGGCGATCGCCAACGTCGGCAGCGGACTCGGCGCGCCGGCCTATCGAATTCTCATCGATGGGGCCAGCCAGGCGGTCACGGTCAACGACGGCGGCTCGGGCGCATTCAGCAATTTTTGGACAAGCGGGCTGGGCAATTGCACGGCGCTCACGTTCAACGGCCTGGCGCGGCTGGGGGACAACACCAGCGGGATTTGGGATATCTCGCAAAACGGTTTCGGCATCACGCTCGGCCACGTCCTGATCGGCGGCCCTTACCCGGGCGACGCGGCATTCAATGCACTACTGAGCGCGATCGCCGCGCAATAGGACGCCCCGATGGTTCGCGGCAGAAAACCAAAACCGACGCGGCTCAAGCTGGCCGAGGGAAACCCCGGCAAGCGGAAGTCGCGCGCGCGGGAGCCGCAGCCGGCCGCCGGCGAGCCAGCCTGCCCGGCCGAGCTCGACGCCGCGGCGCGCGAGGAATGGCAGCGGCTGTGCAAGGCGTTGATTGCGCTGGGGATTCTCACGGAGATCGATCGGGCCGTGCTGGCCGCCTATTGCCAGTGCTGGTCACGGTGGCTGGCCGCGGAGCGCGACATCGCGCGGCGCGGAGTTATTGTCGTGACGGTAATGGGAGCCGAGATGCAAAACCCCAGCCTGCCGATCGCCAACAAGGCCCTG from Pirellulales bacterium includes:
- a CDS encoding phage terminase small subunit P27 family, with product MVRGRKPKPTRLKLAEGNPGKRKSRAREPQPAAGEPACPAELDAAAREEWQRLCKALIALGILTEIDRAVLAAYCQCWSRWLAAERDIARRGVIVVTVMGAEMQNPSLPIANKALQLMLRFGAELGLTPSARTRIDATPAQQPTGLAAFTAERPS
- a CDS encoding LamG domain-containing protein, which gives rise to MCTGRGRSVAHRANAIYWWNPYLPGTIQQRTVARLTKASSQYFKIADAGAGDPFNFQTGGVSSTWTSCFWVRFNSISNNDGLLNKTQFDATLNNGVWLLRLGGTLGANLEFWAWKGATSSGAAVVSVPASVTTGKWYFVMLVYDGTQHGTDPNVLTIYLNGTKLTTPAGSSLPQLLQNPATGNTPFYVGSNLAATYSDFSMNGLTFWSRALSSTEAATVYNLSAGVGPNDTAAAQYSVWGVNNNLLSYWVMNEASGPRTDATGNGHTLTEQNGPIGSEIWAPTWVDALLSKTATSVFPTNSGSVGGQDRNSEALYSATVRGGKPGLKFPALSQMYVGNLPALFNSLGSGYIIANLVLDSPSTSESLSIMFSDDQDNTKLRYLGFNMLGTNDAPHANDGGNGVNPFTLRVRNDSGSGDISSLDGPESTGKIPAGNKGITPSTNHTLAIANVGSGLGAPAYRILIDGASQAVTVNDGGSGAFSNFWTSGLGNCTALTFNGLARLGDNTSGIWDISQNGFGITLGHVLIGGPYPGDAAFNALLSAIAAQ
- a CDS encoding HNH endonuclease signature motif containing protein → MPHLPPTHRPLSRAAQANTRAQYDRDRGGDPRRAFYSSRAWRRARLAHLRGEPLCRECAAQGRDTAAAEVDHILPRDPRFPDRDLDPGNLQSLCKKHHSQKTMRELNRRKRGSP